The following proteins come from a genomic window of Streptomyces sp. Sge12:
- a CDS encoding LCP family protein, with protein MTDSAGIPGGTDADGGAGRPPRGRGRRSRLLRRVGLGMVLLVLAGTATGWWLYNKLDGNITEDTSAAAELRRYERERPAHLATGAQNILLIGSDSRSGRNNAGYGRDKGTERSDTTILLHLPQDRRSATAVSIPRDLMTDIPVCTQPDGSRTAEQFAQFNWAFEWGGAACTIRTVEKLTGIRIDHHMVIDFDGFKKMVDAIGGVEVCLKEPVNDVEAKLRLAAGRQTLRGEQALGFVRARHSLGNGSDTERMGRQQQFLGSLVKKVQSNGVLLNPTRLYPLLDAATSSVTTDPALASLRGLYELVRGMRDIPTDQVKFLTVPRKPYAPNPNRDELVEPAAERLFQQLRMDKPVTVTPPKPRPTAPAAEAAGDDTESDTPGTSDTDADGTDEGTTTSPLPVPTFTGTTAGNADCR; from the coding sequence GTGACGGACAGCGCAGGCATACCGGGCGGCACCGACGCGGACGGGGGCGCGGGGCGGCCCCCGCGCGGCCGTGGGCGCCGGAGCCGCCTGCTGCGCCGCGTCGGGCTCGGAATGGTCCTGCTGGTCCTGGCGGGCACGGCCACCGGCTGGTGGCTCTACAACAAGCTCGACGGGAACATCACCGAGGACACCTCGGCCGCGGCCGAGCTGCGGCGCTACGAGCGCGAGCGCCCGGCCCACCTGGCCACCGGGGCCCAGAACATCCTGCTGATCGGCTCGGACTCGCGCTCCGGCAGGAACAACGCCGGGTACGGGCGGGACAAGGGCACCGAGCGCTCGGACACCACGATCCTGCTGCACCTGCCGCAGGACCGCAGGAGCGCGACCGCGGTGTCGATACCGCGGGACCTGATGACGGACATCCCCGTGTGCACGCAGCCGGACGGCAGCCGCACCGCCGAGCAGTTCGCGCAGTTCAACTGGGCGTTCGAGTGGGGCGGGGCGGCCTGCACGATCCGTACCGTGGAGAAGCTCACCGGGATCCGGATCGACCACCACATGGTGATCGACTTCGACGGGTTCAAGAAGATGGTCGACGCGATCGGCGGTGTCGAGGTCTGCCTCAAGGAGCCGGTGAACGACGTGGAGGCGAAGCTGCGGCTGGCCGCCGGGCGCCAGACCCTCCGGGGCGAGCAGGCGCTGGGCTTCGTGCGCGCCCGGCACAGCCTGGGCAACGGCAGCGACACCGAACGGATGGGCCGGCAGCAGCAGTTCCTCGGCTCGCTCGTCAAGAAGGTGCAGAGCAACGGGGTGCTGCTCAATCCGACCCGGCTGTACCCGCTGCTGGACGCGGCGACCTCCTCGGTGACCACGGACCCGGCACTGGCCTCGCTGCGCGGCCTGTACGAACTGGTGCGGGGCATGCGGGACATACCGACCGATCAGGTTAAGTTCCTGACGGTTCCCCGCAAGCCCTATGCACCCAACCCGAACCGGGACGAACTGGTCGAGCCCGCCGCGGAACGCCTGTTCCAGCAGCTGCGGATGGACAAGCCGGTCACGGTGACCCCGCCGAAGCCCAGGCCGACTGCCCCCGCGGCCGAGGCCGCCGGCGACGACACCGAGTCCGATACGCCCGGAACATCCGATACGGACGCGGACGGCACGGACGAGGGAACCACCACATCCCCCCTGCCCGTCCCTACTTTCACCGGAACCACCGCGGGGAACGCCGACTGCCGGTAA
- a CDS encoding LCP family protein, whose translation MRHSSVRGEGATARTTEEISDGGTDASASVPPPRGGSRAARRAAGRRPTRRGRRRVLRWVASVLSLLILGTAAAGYLYYRHLNGSIQTDALNLGETKLGGSKPNAFGQTPLNILLIGSDARDDEANQSLGGGTSTFNGPPLADVQMLLHLSADRSNMSVVSMPRDTILMMPKCTEPGGKVHPASKGLVQTNESLQRGGPGCTVAAWQELTKIPIDHFMMIDFKGVVSMADAIGGVPVCVEQNVHSRTRDGKGSGLKLPKGTSVIQGETALQWLRTRYGFEDGTDIGRTHAQHQYMTSMAREFRKNAKLTNPVKLNSLAQAAIQAMVVDTGLNKIDKLYDLSVELKKVPPGRITMTTMPWVYSNKPGMDGRVEPMAGEAEAVFRMVREDIALDGKGSGTPAEGASPSPGASAPGTAPSTAPTTAPAAAPAKIAVSVRNATGGKDGAEARVKNRANDVAALLVGKGFTKAGADTQTGAEDTTVIRYATDAQAADAGALATALGLPAASVQKSEDVAGITLFVGKDWRSGNAPTPPPPAPTVAPTSAHALNGDNEGACMPIQPGFTW comes from the coding sequence GTGAGGCACAGCAGCGTGCGGGGGGAGGGGGCGACCGCCCGGACCACCGAGGAGATATCCGACGGCGGGACGGACGCCTCCGCCTCGGTGCCCCCACCGCGGGGCGGCTCCAGAGCGGCCCGCCGGGCGGCCGGGCGCCGTCCCACCAGACGGGGCCGTCGGCGCGTGCTGCGCTGGGTGGCCTCCGTGCTGTCCCTGCTGATACTCGGCACGGCGGCGGCCGGATACCTGTACTACCGCCATCTGAACGGCAGCATCCAGACGGACGCGCTGAACCTCGGTGAGACCAAGCTGGGCGGTTCCAAGCCCAACGCCTTCGGGCAGACCCCGCTGAACATCCTGCTGATCGGCTCCGACGCGCGCGACGACGAGGCCAACCAGTCCCTCGGCGGCGGCACGAGCACATTCAACGGCCCGCCCCTGGCGGACGTGCAGATGCTGCTGCACCTGTCCGCGGACCGCAGCAACATGTCGGTGGTCTCGATGCCGCGCGACACGATCCTGATGATGCCCAAGTGCACCGAGCCGGGCGGCAAGGTGCACCCCGCCAGCAAGGGCCTCGTCCAGACCAACGAGTCCCTGCAGCGCGGCGGTCCGGGCTGCACCGTCGCCGCCTGGCAGGAGCTGACCAAGATCCCCATCGATCACTTCATGATGATCGACTTCAAGGGTGTGGTCTCGATGGCGGACGCCATCGGCGGCGTCCCGGTCTGTGTCGAGCAGAACGTCCACTCCCGCACCCGCGACGGCAAGGGGTCCGGCCTGAAGCTGCCGAAGGGCACGAGCGTCATCCAGGGCGAGACCGCCCTGCAGTGGCTGCGCACCCGCTACGGCTTCGAGGACGGCACGGACATCGGCCGCACGCACGCCCAGCACCAGTACATGACCTCGATGGCCCGCGAGTTCCGCAAGAACGCCAAGCTCACCAACCCGGTGAAGCTCAACAGCCTGGCGCAGGCGGCGATCCAGGCCATGGTCGTCGACACCGGCCTGAACAAGATCGACAAGCTGTACGACCTGAGCGTGGAGCTCAAGAAGGTGCCGCCGGGCCGGATCACCATGACCACCATGCCGTGGGTCTACAGCAACAAGCCCGGCATGGACGGCCGGGTCGAGCCCATGGCGGGCGAGGCCGAGGCCGTGTTCCGGATGGTCCGCGAGGACATCGCGCTCGACGGCAAGGGCTCCGGCACGCCGGCGGAGGGCGCCTCGCCGTCCCCGGGTGCCTCCGCTCCCGGGACCGCCCCGAGCACGGCGCCGACCACGGCCCCGGCCGCGGCTCCCGCGAAGATCGCGGTCTCCGTGCGCAACGCCACCGGCGGCAAGGACGGCGCCGAGGCCAGGGTCAAGAACCGGGCGAACGACGTTGCCGCGCTGCTGGTCGGCAAGGGCTTCACCAAGGCCGGCGCCGACACCCAGACCGGGGCCGAGGACACCACGGTGATCCGCTACGCCACGGACGCGCAGGCGGCCGACGCGGGCGCCCTGGCCACCGCCCTGGGGCTGCCCGCCGCATCGGTGCAGAAGTCCGAGGACGTCGCCGGGATCACCCTGTTCGTCGGCAAGGACTGGCGGAGCGGCAACGCGCCGACCCCGCCGCCGCCCGCCCCGACCGTGGCCCCGACCTCGGCCCACGCGCTCAACGGCGACAACGAGGGCGCCTGCATGCCGATCCAGCCGGGCTTCACCTGGTAG
- a CDS encoding acyl-CoA thioesterase: MTQIPGELPGKPTAASRTTLSHIMTANDTNLLGTVHGGVIMKLVDDAAGAVAGRHSGGPAVTASMDEMAFLAPVRVGDLVHVKAQCNWTGRSSMEIGVRVLAERWNESTPATQVGSAYLVFAAVDADGKPREVPPVLPETEQDERRYQEAQIRRTHRLARRQAIMALREERSAQGFDD; this comes from the coding sequence ATGACACAGATACCGGGCGAGCTGCCCGGGAAGCCCACCGCAGCCTCCCGGACGACCCTCAGCCACATCATGACCGCCAACGACACCAACCTCCTCGGGACGGTGCACGGCGGCGTGATCATGAAGCTGGTGGACGACGCGGCGGGCGCCGTGGCCGGCCGCCACTCCGGCGGCCCGGCGGTCACCGCCTCCATGGACGAGATGGCCTTCCTCGCGCCGGTGCGCGTGGGCGACCTCGTCCACGTGAAGGCCCAGTGCAATTGGACCGGCCGCTCCTCCATGGAGATCGGCGTACGGGTCCTCGCGGAGCGGTGGAACGAGTCCACCCCCGCCACCCAGGTCGGCAGCGCCTACCTCGTCTTCGCCGCGGTGGACGCCGACGGCAAGCCCCGCGAGGTCCCGCCGGTCCTCCCGGAGACGGAACAGGACGAGCGCCGCTACCAGGAGGCGCAGATCCGCCGCACCCACCGGCTCGCCCGCCGCCAGGCCATCATGGCGCTGCGCGAGGAGCGGTCGGCCCAGGGCTTCGACGACTGA
- a CDS encoding glycosyltransferase family 2 protein, which yields MPAQQPAVSVIMPVLDEEHYLRDSVRHILEQEYAGEMEVVIALGPSTDRTDEIAAELVAEDPRVHTVPNPTGRTPAALNAAIKASRHPIVVRVDGHGMLSPNYIATAVRLLEETGAQNVGGIMHAEGQNAWEEAVAAAMTSKIGVGNAPFHTGGQAGPAETVYLGVFRREALEQQGGYNEEFIRAQDWELNFRIREAGGLIWFSPELMVQYRPRRSVRALAKQYKDYGRWRHVVARYHSGSINLRYLAPPTLVCAIAAGVVVGVAVTPLGFAVPAGYFAAIAAGSVPAGKGLGIKARAQIPVALATMHLSWGFGFLTSPRALANKVIASRRPAVHRDSSQV from the coding sequence ATGCCCGCCCAGCAGCCCGCAGTCTCGGTGATCATGCCGGTGCTCGATGAGGAGCACTACCTCCGCGATTCCGTCCGCCACATCCTCGAACAGGAGTATGCGGGCGAGATGGAGGTGGTGATCGCACTCGGGCCGTCCACGGACCGCACGGACGAGATCGCCGCCGAACTCGTCGCCGAGGATCCCCGAGTCCACACCGTCCCGAATCCCACCGGCCGGACCCCGGCGGCGCTCAACGCCGCCATCAAGGCCTCGCGTCACCCGATCGTGGTACGCGTCGACGGCCACGGCATGCTCTCGCCGAACTACATCGCCACCGCCGTCCGCCTCCTGGAGGAGACCGGCGCCCAGAACGTCGGCGGCATCATGCACGCCGAGGGCCAGAACGCCTGGGAGGAGGCCGTCGCCGCGGCGATGACCTCGAAGATCGGTGTCGGCAACGCCCCGTTCCACACCGGCGGCCAGGCCGGCCCGGCCGAGACCGTCTACCTCGGCGTCTTCCGCCGCGAGGCGCTGGAACAGCAGGGCGGATACAACGAGGAGTTCATCCGCGCCCAGGACTGGGAGCTGAACTTCCGCATCCGCGAAGCCGGCGGCCTGATCTGGTTCTCGCCTGAGCTGATGGTCCAGTACCGCCCGCGGCGCTCCGTACGGGCCCTGGCCAAGCAGTACAAGGACTACGGGCGCTGGCGGCACGTGGTGGCCCGCTACCACTCGGGCTCCATCAACCTGCGCTACCTGGCCCCGCCGACCCTCGTCTGCGCGATCGCCGCGGGTGTGGTCGTGGGCGTGGCCGTCACCCCCCTCGGCTTCGCCGTCCCGGCCGGCTACTTCGCGGCGATCGCGGCGGGTTCGGTCCCGGCCGGCAAGGGGCTCGGGATCAAGGCCCGCGCGCAGATCCCCGTCGCCCTGGCGACCATGCACCTGAGCTGGGGCTTCGGCTTCCTCACCAGCCCGAGGGCGCTGGCGAACAAGGTCATCGCGAGCCGCCGCCCGGCCGTGCACCGGGATTCCTCGCAGGTCTGA
- a CDS encoding LCP family protein → MNDWPEGRDDAYGRGSAQPQPEGVQRMRHIQRQQQPQQPPRPPQPPRPQRPAGPPPAYGVPPQQAGSHDTYDGYDSGYNTGQVYGSPAGGPPGGPTGPDGPSGPGRPGRAPGPAPDWRKRIKVGGIVLVSALLVTSVSTYFWADSKVRREVDLSKVIERPKEGDCTTYLIVGSDSREGMSDEEKKKLHTGSAEGKRTDSMMILAKCSSGNTMISLPRDSDVEIPTFVGSQSGKKFAGQGRRVKLNAAYAEDGPELLVRTVEHNTGLRIDHYAEIGFAGFANIVDALGGVELDIEEGFKDEKSGADFKAGKQTLNGEQSLAFVRTRYAFAESDLQRTKNQQKFLSALASQAATPSTILNPFSLYPMLGAGLDTLIVDKDMGLYDMGQMFFAMKGVNGGDGVSMNMPISGQRGGNLVWDKAKVQQLVKQIQNDEKVTVRGN, encoded by the coding sequence ATGAATGACTGGCCAGAAGGTCGTGACGACGCGTACGGGCGCGGCAGCGCGCAGCCGCAGCCCGAGGGCGTGCAGCGGATGCGGCACATCCAGCGGCAGCAGCAGCCGCAGCAACCGCCGCGGCCCCCGCAGCCGCCGCGCCCGCAGCGGCCGGCGGGCCCGCCGCCGGCGTACGGCGTCCCCCCGCAGCAGGCGGGGAGCCACGACACGTACGACGGCTACGACAGCGGCTACAACACCGGCCAGGTCTACGGTTCGCCCGCGGGCGGGCCTCCGGGCGGGCCGACGGGCCCCGATGGGCCGTCCGGGCCCGGCCGCCCCGGTCGGGCGCCCGGCCCCGCGCCGGACTGGCGCAAGCGGATCAAGGTCGGCGGGATCGTACTGGTCTCCGCGCTCCTTGTGACGTCCGTCTCCACCTACTTCTGGGCCGACTCCAAGGTGCGCCGCGAGGTGGACCTCTCCAAGGTCATCGAGCGCCCGAAGGAGGGCGACTGCACGACGTACCTGATCGTGGGCTCCGACAGCCGCGAGGGCATGTCCGATGAGGAGAAGAAGAAGCTGCACACCGGCTCGGCCGAGGGCAAGCGGACCGACTCCATGATGATCCTGGCGAAGTGCTCCAGCGGGAACACCATGATCTCGCTGCCCCGTGACTCGGACGTGGAGATCCCCACCTTCGTCGGCTCGCAGTCCGGCAAGAAGTTCGCCGGCCAGGGGCGCCGGGTCAAGCTCAACGCGGCGTACGCGGAGGACGGGCCCGAGCTGCTGGTGCGGACGGTGGAGCACAACACCGGCCTGCGCATCGACCACTACGCGGAGATCGGCTTCGCCGGCTTCGCGAACATCGTGGACGCGCTGGGCGGGGTGGAGCTCGACATCGAGGAGGGCTTCAAGGACGAGAAGTCGGGCGCCGACTTCAAGGCCGGCAAGCAGACCCTCAACGGCGAGCAGTCGCTGGCCTTCGTACGGACCCGGTACGCCTTCGCCGAGTCCGACCTCCAGCGCACCAAGAACCAGCAGAAGTTCCTGTCGGCGCTGGCCAGCCAGGCCGCGACCCCCTCGACGATCCTCAACCCGTTCTCGCTCTACCCGATGCTGGGCGCGGGCCTGGACACGCTCATCGTGGACAAGGACATGGGCCTGTACGACATGGGCCAGATGTTCTTCGCGATGAAGGGCGTCAACGGCGGTGACGGCGTGTCGATGAACATGCCGATCTCCGGTCAGCGCGGCGGCAACCTCGTCTGGGACAAGGCGAAGGTGCAGCAGCTGGTGAAGCAGATCCAGAACGACGAGAAGGTCACCGTCCGCGGCAACTGA
- a CDS encoding LCP family protein yields the protein MSTVPQPHRPARPAGPPQPQRARRGGRGGPARHRDGRPRWGVRIAAGLSVAVLGSGAVGHAVMTGLDTGIERVDPFKDMKNRPQAGHGLNFLLVGTDGREKISPEEKREYRLGGAPCHCTDTIMLVHLSADKERASVVSLPRDSYAEVPAHRDLVSGKAHKAHPVRLNAAYAEGGPNLTVRTVENMTRVKIDHYLEVDFTSFMKTVDAMGGVEICTAKTMRDRNTGLDLLPGSHRLSGGQALQYVRSRHIDGASDLGRMQRQQRFIAALIKQATGGGVLLNPVKFKEVSSTLLGSVRADKDFGSEQMLALGQAMRDFTPSSSEFASVPIGSPSFPVKGIGSTVKWDEPKAAKLFEALREDRPLAPARPGRTGGGPPAAVPVDVPPRQVRVQVENGTRIDGMGGRVDAALRATGFDTTRAPGNGASREVKRTVITYDPRWDRSARSVATALPGSELRAVAGQGRTVVVIAGADYRKVVPVRAEDPYQGTFGVVTGDQVVCGK from the coding sequence GTGTCCACCGTGCCCCAGCCGCACCGTCCCGCCCGTCCCGCCGGGCCGCCCCAGCCGCAGCGTGCCCGGCGCGGCGGACGCGGCGGTCCCGCCCGGCACCGGGACGGACGACCCCGGTGGGGGGTACGGATCGCGGCCGGGCTCTCGGTGGCGGTACTGGGCTCGGGGGCCGTCGGACATGCCGTGATGACCGGCCTGGACACCGGCATCGAGCGGGTGGACCCGTTCAAGGACATGAAGAACCGCCCCCAGGCCGGACACGGTCTCAACTTCCTGCTGGTGGGCACCGACGGGCGGGAGAAGATCTCCCCGGAGGAGAAGCGCGAGTACCGCCTGGGCGGGGCGCCCTGCCACTGCACGGACACGATCATGCTGGTGCACCTGTCGGCGGACAAGGAACGGGCCAGTGTGGTCAGCCTGCCCCGCGACAGCTACGCCGAAGTGCCCGCGCACCGGGACCTCGTCAGCGGAAAGGCGCACAAGGCCCACCCCGTTCGGCTGAACGCGGCCTACGCGGAGGGCGGGCCCAACCTGACCGTGCGGACCGTGGAGAACATGACGCGGGTGAAGATCGACCACTACCTGGAGGTCGACTTCACCAGCTTCATGAAGACGGTCGACGCGATGGGCGGCGTGGAGATCTGCACCGCCAAGACCATGCGCGACCGCAACACCGGCCTCGACCTGCTGCCCGGCAGCCACCGCCTCAGCGGCGGACAGGCCCTGCAGTACGTGCGGTCGCGCCATATCGACGGGGCCTCCGACCTCGGCCGGATGCAGCGCCAGCAGCGTTTCATCGCCGCCCTGATCAAGCAGGCGACCGGGGGCGGAGTGCTGCTGAACCCGGTGAAGTTCAAGGAGGTCAGCTCCACCCTCCTCGGGTCGGTCCGGGCCGACAAGGACTTCGGCTCGGAGCAGATGCTGGCCCTCGGCCAGGCGATGCGCGACTTCACCCCGTCCTCGTCGGAGTTCGCCTCGGTGCCCATCGGCAGCCCCTCCTTCCCCGTGAAGGGCATCGGCTCCACGGTGAAGTGGGACGAGCCGAAGGCGGCCAAGCTGTTCGAGGCGCTGCGCGAGGACCGGCCGCTGGCCCCGGCCCGGCCCGGGAGGACCGGCGGCGGCCCGCCGGCGGCCGTGCCGGTGGACGTGCCCCCGCGCCAGGTCCGCGTCCAGGTGGAGAACGGCACCCGGATCGACGGGATGGGCGGCCGGGTGGACGCCGCGCTGCGCGCCACCGGCTTCGACACCACCCGGGCCCCGGGCAATGGCGCCAGCCGCGAGGTCAAGCGCACGGTGATCACCTACGACCCGCGCTGGGACCGCTCCGCCCGCTCGGTGGCGACGGCGCTGCCGGGCAGCGAGCTGCGGGCCGTGGCGGGCCAGGGCCGGACGGTGGTGGTGATCGCGGGCGCGGACTACCGCAAGGTGGTGCCGGTGCGCGCCGAGGACCCGTACCAGGGCACCTTCGGCGTGGTCACCGGCGACCAGGTGGTCTGCGGGAAGTGA
- a CDS encoding TIGR03089 family protein, whose amino-acid sequence MNAIDRTPADLLRSALAADPGRPLVTFYDDATGERVELSVATFANWVAKTANLLQGDLGAEPGDRLALMLPAHWQSAVWLLACASVGVVAEVGGDPAGADLVVSGPDTLEQARACGGERVALALRPLGGRFPQPPAGFADYAVEVPGQGDRFAPFVPVDPEGPALVVDGEELTHTALVARAREDAAKRGLGEGSRVLTGLGYDTWEGLSAGLYAALAAGGSVVLCRNLDRLSPQDLARRGESERITHTV is encoded by the coding sequence GTGAACGCCATTGACCGCACCCCTGCCGACCTGCTGCGATCCGCGCTCGCCGCCGATCCGGGCCGCCCGCTCGTCACCTTCTACGACGACGCCACCGGCGAGCGCGTCGAATTGTCCGTCGCGACCTTCGCCAATTGGGTGGCCAAGACCGCCAATCTGCTCCAGGGGGATCTGGGGGCCGAGCCCGGGGACCGGCTCGCGCTGATGCTCCCGGCGCACTGGCAGAGCGCGGTCTGGCTGCTCGCCTGCGCCTCGGTCGGGGTCGTCGCCGAGGTCGGTGGCGATCCGGCCGGAGCGGACCTCGTCGTCAGCGGGCCGGACACCCTGGAGCAGGCCCGGGCGTGCGGCGGTGAGCGCGTCGCGCTCGCGCTGCGGCCGCTGGGCGGACGCTTCCCGCAGCCGCCGGCCGGTTTCGCCGACTACGCGGTGGAGGTGCCGGGGCAGGGCGACCGCTTCGCCCCCTTCGTGCCGGTGGACCCCGAGGGCCCGGCGCTGGTCGTCGACGGCGAGGAGCTCACGCACACGGCGCTGGTGGCCCGTGCCCGCGAGGACGCGGCGAAGCGGGGCCTCGGCGAGGGCTCGCGGGTGCTGACCGGGCTCGGCTACGACACCTGGGAGGGGCTCTCGGCCGGGCTCTACGCCGCGCTGGCCGCGGGCGGGTCCGTGGTGCTGTGCCGGAACCTGGACCGGCTCTCCCCGCAGGACCTGGCCCGGCGCGGCGAGAGCGAGCGCATCACCCACACCGTCTGA
- a CDS encoding LCP family protein, with the protein MDAQSRGRAEEIDPADQWVLNPRTGNYELRLADSAAQARPKVTAPRRSPSAPSTPTSPSPGVPKPRRGDAPPGGRRGGRSRKGGGAGGGGRRKKALVITGGTLAFLLVGGSLAAYLYYDHLNGNLSVTDIAGAGTGGFKKDQAINILVIGTDKRSGAGNEGYGDKESVGHADTTILFHIAKDRSNATALSIPRDLITNIPDCPTKQPDGTTKDVRGSKGVRFNNSLGQEGRDAGCTMRTVKGLTGIEVDNFMMVDFNAVKTLSTAVGGVPVCLEKAVDDKDSKLKLSEGEHRLQGEEALAFVRTRHAFGNESDLDRIKTQQQFLGSMMREMKSKETLTSPKKFFSLAEAATKSLTVDQGLGSINKLTDLAGELKDIDLKNITFTTLPVLDNPAEKVKATVVVNQALADPLLQMIRGDVSLTEVEKKEQAAKEAADADAKAKQDALLQGNRAPAADVRVNIYNGGGPKGSASTTVNWLQNSKGVSKSSNVGNAPSKVGATQLEYAPNQADQARALADIMGLPATALKVGTANAASKTAMKLTLGPDFQQPGSPLAPAAPQQLPEDVQQAQADKAVCAK; encoded by the coding sequence GTGGATGCGCAAAGCCGTGGGCGGGCGGAAGAGATCGACCCCGCTGACCAGTGGGTACTCAATCCCCGCACCGGCAACTACGAACTGCGACTGGCCGACTCCGCCGCGCAAGCGCGGCCCAAGGTCACCGCACCCCGCAGATCGCCGTCTGCTCCCTCCACCCCCACCTCCCCCTCACCCGGTGTGCCCAAGCCGCGGCGCGGCGATGCCCCGCCCGGCGGCCGGCGCGGTGGCCGCTCCCGCAAGGGCGGCGGCGCCGGCGGTGGTGGACGCCGCAAGAAGGCACTGGTCATCACCGGTGGGACGCTGGCGTTCCTGCTGGTCGGCGGCTCGCTGGCGGCGTACCTCTACTACGACCACCTGAACGGCAATCTGAGCGTCACCGACATCGCGGGCGCGGGCACCGGCGGGTTCAAGAAGGACCAGGCCATCAACATCCTGGTCATCGGCACCGACAAGCGCAGCGGTGCGGGCAACGAGGGCTACGGCGACAAGGAGAGCGTCGGCCACGCCGACACCACGATCCTCTTCCACATCGCCAAGGACCGCAGCAACGCCACCGCGCTGTCGATCCCCCGCGACCTGATCACCAACATCCCGGACTGCCCGACGAAGCAGCCGGACGGGACGACGAAGGACGTCCGGGGCTCGAAGGGGGTCCGCTTCAACAACAGCCTGGGTCAAGAGGGTCGCGACGCGGGCTGCACCATGCGCACCGTGAAGGGCCTCACCGGCATAGAGGTCGACAACTTCATGATGGTCGACTTCAACGCGGTGAAGACCCTGAGCACCGCGGTCGGCGGGGTGCCCGTCTGCCTGGAGAAGGCGGTCGACGACAAGGACTCCAAGCTCAAGCTGTCGGAGGGCGAGCACCGGTTGCAGGGCGAGGAGGCCCTGGCCTTCGTGCGGACCCGGCACGCCTTCGGCAACGAGAGCGACCTGGACCGGATCAAGACCCAGCAGCAGTTCCTGGGTTCGATGATGCGCGAGATGAAGTCCAAGGAAACGCTGACCAGTCCGAAGAAGTTCTTCTCGCTGGCGGAGGCGGCCACCAAGTCGCTGACCGTGGACCAGGGTCTGGGCTCCATCAACAAACTCACCGACCTGGCGGGCGAGTTGAAGGACATCGACCTCAAGAACATCACCTTCACCACCCTGCCGGTGCTCGACAACCCGGCCGAGAAGGTCAAGGCCACCGTCGTCGTCAACCAGGCCCTCGCCGATCCGCTGCTGCAGATGATCCGGGGGGACGTCTCGCTCACCGAGGTCGAGAAGAAGGAGCAGGCCGCCAAGGAGGCGGCCGACGCCGACGCGAAGGCCAAGCAGGACGCGCTGCTCCAGGGCAACCGCGCCCCCGCGGCGGACGTACGGGTCAACATCTACAACGGCGGCGGGCCCAAGGGCTCCGCCTCCACCACGGTGAACTGGCTGCAGAACAGCAAGGGCGTGTCCAAGTCCAGCAACGTCGGCAACGCACCCTCGAAGGTCGGCGCCACGCAGCTGGAGTACGCACCCAACCAGGCCGACCAGGCCCGGGCGCTGGCGGACATCATGGGCCTGCCGGCCACCGCGCTGAAGGTGGGGACGGCGAACGCGGCGTCGAAGACGGCGATGAAGCTGACGCTGGGTCCGGACTTCCAGCAGCCGGGTTCCCCCCTGGCGCCCGCCGCGCCGCAGCAGCTGCCCGAGGACGTGCAGCAGGCGCAGGCCGACAAGGCCGTCTGCGCCAAGTAG